From Cheilinus undulatus linkage group 15, ASM1832078v1, whole genome shotgun sequence:
ATATATTATTTAAAGAGACTAAACTTTACTCCCCTATGAGCAATGCACGCGACAACATTAAGAAGTAACAGTAGCAGGGACTGCTAGCTAAGCCCTTCCTTTCTTAGAAATTCTTattgaaaggctttccacaagattttggagagtttctgcaggAATTTGTACGCATTAATTCTGTAATGCATCAATGATGTCAggtactgatgttggacgagaaggtctGGCTTGCAATCTCGTTCCAGCTCATTCTAAAGGTGCTctatggggttaaggtcagggctaTGTGCATTCTTTCAGACCATTTTCATcaatgtctttatagtccttctttgtacactggggtacagtcatgtttgaATAGAAACGTATCTTTCTGAAATTGTTGGCACAAATTTGGAAGCTtaacattgtccaaaatgtcttgatacTCTGAggcattaaagggatacttcaacattttgtcaaattaccataattcctatagtttTAGTAATAGgttttcctttagttgtcggtgcaagctgtttctagatccggggggaccgatataccagctgcccagctaacgctatggaagcagatggaattttttgctttccctcatcaaactcatcaaatacacaatccaacaactccaaaacgctctcatggacaagttgtgacctgcacattcactatgcaatgaaataataacgtataattatgtaacattacgacacatgaagcaaatactcggaactatttcttgagtaaaccactgggcggagtgacacagtgcagcagccatgtctggagtgtagttccgactttgcatttaacttgaaaacatctccgtctcataatgttccatgattatttcataacagtaaataaaataaatttatgaGAACAAGtttatataaaagtaaaagtatgtGTAGTTTCagcaaaaatataaagtttGATAACAGAATGATAATACTAGTGTTAACATTGACACCAAAATGACCGTAAAATGAGAAGGACTGATCATGTTAGCTATAACAGATGATGATGAGCAGCTCTTAGATCTATATTGACATTCATTCTGATGATAATAGAGGTGAGACTCATATTTAAAAGTAGGAGTCAGGCTGTCTGCAGGAACAGTCCAGAGTAATATGAGACAAGGAAGCCCTGGAACTGCCAGGAAGATCAGTTAAAAGAGGAAAGAGATGGATAGAGACAGGCAGACCCATGGAAACAACATCAGTACTAACAGTAGAAATGTGGCTAATATAAACACTTCAATGACAACATGAAAATGACTGAGAAGTACAAATGTGGATAAAAATGTTCAATGTCCTGGTGAAACAGGACATCTGTGTTCCAGACGGTCCCGTGGTCTCTTTGCCAAGCGCTCTGCAGAGGGTCAGCGGGGCAGAGGGGATTACTGTGACTCAATCTGGGAGttcatgattatttcatttggCTGCGTCTGATTACAGTACTGagctcaaaataaaaatgctaaagAAATGCAGCTTTGTGCATGCTGAAAGATGACACCCGTGTCCTGCAGATCAAACAGTGCATCTTCTGAAGGCCTGGGTGTGGTAATGGGGCAGGATTTGTGCTCTGTGGTTCAGTTTTCTTTAACCCGTCAGCCCATTGTCTCCCTGACTGCCGGCCTGTGCGTTTGATTTCCCTTTTGATCCAACCACGCCTGATGCCTGCGGCCCAATGACCCATGCTCTGTGTTTGGGGAGCCCAGAGCTAATCAGCCTCGTCTGGCCCACAAGTCTCCCTGCTTGACAGCACACAGGACCCAGGCTCAGGCTGAGGCTTAACCCATTGAAGAACTTCGAGCGAGAGAGGCTGGAGGCAGGTGCTGCTGGAGGCGTGAGGTGGCAGTTCCTCATGCATTGCTGACTTCTGACAGACCAGAAATGGACTCGCTTAGACTGCAGAAAGGGAAGGGGACTTTCTGAAAGGGGAataggaggagaaaaaaaagctctCTGAACAACAGACCCCTTTCTTAAGAAACAGAGATGCAAAAACGTTAACAGGAAGGTGGGTACACGAGGCTCTGTTCTGCACAGGTCTCCACAGATGTCACATGATGTGGGTTTCCTGCTTTGACACAGTTTTTAGCACAGTAGGGCCGGATCCTCACACTCACtaaagagctgctgctgcaggaggacatGAAACTGCTGTGAGGACTACTGCACCATGCAAGCCGTCATGAATTTCAATGTACTTGAGCGCCAAGCCAGCCAGGACAGTTTCCTAGTGGATAATACTCTGAGGAAGAAGTGCTCCCTGTGGTACAGGCGTTCACTGAGGGGAAACAGTGAGAGGTCACGGCAAAATACAGGCTCTCTGTCCAGGGTGCGCAAGGTGAGGCATGAATCAACTGTTAAATAGAGAATTCTTctgcttttaaatgaaatatagtGAGAAAACTTACATTAAAGTCTGATTAGAGCtgagatttttaatgtttttttaaaagaagtagttcacagattttttttcagcagctcCATGCAACCGGGCAAAAGCTTTCCAactattttaatcttttgtgtTATGCAACTGGGATATGTAACACTTAAGTTTTAAGGTGTTTGCATAAAGTTCCCTGATAGGTTCAAGCACTAAATTGTTTGTACTGTTTTAAAGACGAACTCTGCATTTCTCCTTTTGCAGACAAAACAATCCTACTCCACTTCTCTGGTTGATTATTCAGACCCACAAAGGTAAATCTATTAACACTGGACATGCAACTTGTCATCTAAAGAAACTGCTATatgttgttcttttgttttgcaAGATCCCTGAAATTACAATAGATTTgatttttcctcccttttttgCACATCTCTTTGCACAGAACCACAATTGTACTGGAAAAGCCAGACAATGGAACATTTGGGTTTGAAATTCAGGTTAGCCTTTTCACATAAAGTACATCATTAGCTGTCATGCTGTTTAATATCTAAATCTTTATCTTTATGTTGAATaactttaaaagcatgtaaTGATTCAGCTTGTCTATCTGATGCAGACTTATGGTCTGCAGCTGAGGGACACTTCTGCAGTGGAGATGTGCACGTTAGTGCGCACAGTGCAAGAGGACAGCGCAGCTGACAGCGCTGGTCTGACTGCAGGTAAACCTCCCATATCCTCCACATACACTCTCTCATACATGCACAAACCCTTCTGACCTTGGTGTACCTTTTTGTAGCACATAGACAGACAGTTATATCACTGACCACAAATTTTATAGCTGTGAACCGCCCACACACATATGCTCCAATGCACAAACATAATAGAAATGCAGCCTGACTTCTTGTAATTGATGAGTTTCCTCTTTTCTGTCCTCATTTATTATAGGAGATGTTATCATAACTATTAACGGGGCCAGCATTGAAGGATTTTCTCATGAACAGGTGCTCAACTTGATCAGAGAGTCGACTAACAGTCTAAAGTGAGTAACACAAAGTTACACTTCATACACTGTCCTggtattaaaaacaaatgaaatacaGTAATTATAATAAGAAGAATATTCTACATAGCAATACAAAAAATCCATAACTCAGTATATACTCATTATAATTCTACACAATTAAAactttgaattattttacatttctgttgccTTTTCATTAAGCCTTGAagcagacatgcatccatatttttaatccattttctgttaacattttttttgcagttttctgCTAATTGATCTAGTATGCCTAGATTGCACTAAATAAGCAAAGAAATAAATTTCGTCTACCTCATTAGCATGGCCAGTGGCAGCATTGGTGTAGCTTGATTTGGCCATTTTGCTAGAATACCTTCGTCTTTTGCCGTATACATGCACAGCAGGTGAATGAATTTATTGACAGAGGTATGTTGAACTGTGCTAGTGATGAAGGTGAGATGTCCCCTTTCAGCTAGATACTGAGGATATTCTTTCATTCAGCATTCAGCATGTCTTAAACCGCAAACTTCTGTTCAGTATAGAGCACTTACATCACAGAAGGTTAGCACTGTTACAAATGGTGAACTGCTGTTTTGCACTAACAGGATGTGACAACAGTTTAACTGCTTCTGGTTTTTTGTACTTATTTTTAACAAGTTGAAATCAGACATTAGTTTATATAATCGGAATTTGATAGCTATTTTCACCTATGATTAGATTCATGTAACCTGTTTTTTGTGTTAACACAATATGCttaaagagaatttaaaaatatttcagaaattcATTGTCTTAATTGAAATGGCTGTCGTTGCTAACAACACGGTAGCTAGCTAGAGGATACTAATGTAAGCTAGCTAGCGGATGCTGACGTTAGCATAGACATTATATACGTAGACGCCTCATTGACTGTGTTTGCCTGTTGCTGCTATACGTCAACGTGTCTGGCATATTACCAGAGGATACACCGTTCCATAAACAGATGCAAGTAAATAGGGGATGAAGGGTTTTGTtactgtttgaaatgttattccaCACAATCTTGTCAGCCCCACGCAGCACAGGAGTAATGTGTCTTAACCAGGAATACCTCTGGCAAGATGGCGGCGGAGTTGATGTACGGCCCACTGGCCAATGAGGCGTCTACGTATATAATGTCTATGGACGTTAGCATCCTAGTAGCCCTCAATGCAATGTGCAATAGTGGGCGGTGACCAACGAGCATTAGGCATCACCCACTGTCAAGCGTTGGGCATCACCCACTTTCAAATGGTCGTCCAATCAGACGGTTGGTCTACGTCACTATGTCATCATCACCTTTGACCAACGTCATAACGTCCACTTACAAGATACAGGAAGTAAACAGTACTTTAcgaaaatgattcaaaatggaaaatactcgcttaaataaaacatttatatatactttttttctgctggcTAGCCTACTTTAGCTAGCGTGCTAGCTTGCTAACAGTACAACACCTGCCACTTCACTAATTGTGACATACTCGTCACATCTACGCTTtttttcagcctcagttttctgcccaaacatgcctaaactTATGCACAGTACTGTGTATCACATGCTAGCAACAGTGCACCCCTGCTGAggagtaaacaaaaaaaacagaggctGGAGACGCAGTCTTTATCTTTGTTCACCATCAGTGAAGCCAGTGGATAAATTGAACTCATACTGTCGCTTTCAGCATGGCTTTGATGAAGCTGCAGATACACCTGCATCCACCCTAATCTCTTCTTCAGCAGATGTTGTCTGCAGGCTTGCAGTACCACAACAAAGCCCTTAGATACTGCCTCTGTCTCTTAAAGGGATGTGAATTCTCTGACCTGGAACCAATGTTTCAGCTTGGGGCTTTGCAAGAaggatccacctgatgacagaaatggaATGTGGTTATCCATTGGTTTTGCAAGAATGctatttacatgcattttaaaagtgcaGTTTTAGTTAAACTAATATAGTTACtaagttttttttgttcctgCATGTAAATGCAATGAGTGTTAAAAAATGTCCTGCCATCCCAAGATAACAATTGAGACAACATAAGATGAGATCTAGCCAAAACAACTGGAAATTACTTGCAAGGATGCATGTCTGCTTAGGGTTTTAGTAACTTTTACCATCTGATTAGCAAAGAAAAGCTACCAATGAAAAGAAAGCCATCTCTTTATCTAAGTTTGTTCTCaccagaacaaaaaaaacatacatttttcgTAATTTCAGTAAACTGCCTATGCCATGTATCACatccctcttttttttgcaaaattaaagtttaaaatgagtTGAAGTATTATACAAGGCCTTGTTAAAGTCTTCCAGTAATAGTGTTTAACTAAGTTATTATGTGACTGCAGGATTGAGACTGTAAGTGGGACTGTTGTGAAGCAGATCGAGCTGGAGAAGAAGTTGAACCTGCTTAAGGTGTGTCTCTTTAAACTTGCCCTAGTTTCTTGCTTGCTGTAAATTTGTGGTTGACTCTGACCAAACCTGCAAACAACCTGGCACTACACTGCAAAGACTTAACCCTTAGAAAGTGTACTtgtccacattttttaaaaacataattacacTTACTTTAAGCCACTTCACCTGATAGTCAAGATAACATCTCAAGATgttaaaaaaggttttaattGCTTGAAAAAATATACTTTATATCTTAGATCAGCCTGAATTATACAGAATTTAATTGGAAGGATAGCTGTGTAAGATCATGGTGGTGTTGTTCTATTAGTGTCCAAACATCTATGCACAGTATGTGGGTGTTGCACCCATTGCTAAAAAAATCTAGAACCGGAATAAAGTCTCTGGTCAAACTGCTGTAACACTGAGTAAGTGTGCAGGCATCTCTcttatttcagctgtaaatgaCATAGCTGGTAAAGACTAGAGAGACACACATTCACATTTGTGCCAGGGGTAGTTGACCTGTATTAATGAACTATTTGATTGACTCTACTCTCTAAAACTGTGCTCTCATACAGTTACGCAAATGTTCTGAATGCTTATGAAAAATGAGTTTCACTTCAAGTAAAACCCACGTTTTTTTTGACCATACAGCAAACGCTACGTGAGAAATTGGTGGAGCTGCAAGCCCTTACTTTACAGGAAGACCGCCTGACGAGAGGTGAGAACAACTCAGCTGTCAAACCACAGATTTCCTTTCTCACAGCTATTGCGCCTAAAGCAACTGTTTGTGATCAACATGAAGTGTCAACTCTatagaaataagataaaagaGTTCCCCAGAAGCTAAAGACGAACTTGCGCCACACTAGACTTACAATGTTTTTAATAATTCCAGGTAAcatgagcagcagcagccttcagctctcATTGGACCATTCAGCCATCCTCGACTCCCCAGCAGGCCGCTACAGCCGCCGGTTCTCCAGCGGCAGCAGCTTCAGGAGCGTGATGACTGATAGCAGTGACCAGGTCAGTGTATTTGGAGACGTCAGCTCGCCCAGCCCCTTCAGCGAAACCAGCACTGCAAGTGACAGATGCTTCTTCCCTGGAGATTTCCCCTCACACGACAACTCCAGCCAACATCACCATCAACTCCTCTGCCGTTCCAGCAGCTCCAGTCTGGCCTCTAGCAACAGCTCCCTCTCAACTCCTCCTTGGGAGGAAACGAGGATTtcctccttgtttggtaccctGCCCCGCAAAGGCCGGAGGAGTGTTcgtaaaaacatctttaagttgATTCCTGGACTGCAGCGATCGGTTGAAGAGGATGAGACAAACACTCAGTGACATGTTACTCAAAAGCTCTGTGTTACAACGGGCTAACAAGGTTCTCATGTTTTCAACGAGTTACAAAAAGACACTTTAAATGATGTGCCATTTGCCacttaaatgtctttttaaagcGCCTGTAAGGAAATTGGCATGTATTGACTTTGGcgcccccctgtggacaaacGGCTTGTTATTGCTTTCTCATTTTGTCCTGCACCTGTGTAGTcggaatttttaaaagtaaacaaaagcTGTTTCAACTGCACTTCATCTGATACATACCCAAGGCAGCAGTTTCACATACTTTAGTAActatatcctcctgagacccatgcctttgtttggaatgcacttttagtttcttccacttatttgagctaagtcagatccaatgtatATAAACCCAAAGCCCTGTCTTTGAATAGGAAGAAGCTTTCACCAAAAGATGATGCCTGCATATGAGGACAACAGACCTATCTTACtacacaatacaaaacaaaactgttccTTTAATTTTGGGAAGTCAATTTgacaaaatctgtttttttttccactaaaaaTTCTTGAGGTGTTGGAAAATTTCCCTTAAATTATCAGAGATTTCCTAAACCCAAAGAAATATCAATACATTCCTTACAATTTCCTAgacaaattggaaaaaaatcttgaacatttttttaaaatgatcccTAAATTACCATAAACTTTACCCcaaaaaatctgtaaaacttACTGAGAAGCTTTagattcaaatatttttccccaaaaaattcaattaaaatatCTGAGGAAATTCACCCCTTTACATGACGAGTGATTAATGCACCCACAGCATAAAATCACTGTTTCAGTGGTTAAAGTGACTCGTtaaggcagtgttactcaaccctgcacaaccaaagagctaaatagccacaatctaagaggtgaaaacggcaaaaatggcttgacgTAGCaatgaaaagaagttaaaggttgcaaaaatggtcaaaatgcagcaagaAAGGGGTggaaatggggaggaaaagtgcaaaaatggtcaaaaagtggcaaaaacgtggcaaaaaatgagtgaaaagtcacttaagaatggcaaaaatgggcaagaaataggaaacaagtggtatgtaatggcaagaggtaacttaaatgggcaaaatgtggcaaaaaattgtaaaaaatgggcaaaaacagtggcaaaaagaagaggcaaacatttggggaaaaattatttaattattatttatttattatttattattatttaatgacaaaacttattttgacaaaaagtggtaaaaaaatataaaaaaaaaaaggccaaaattggataaaagtggcaaaaatggggaaaagtgtcaaaagaagttgcaaaaataatcaaaaaataggaaagaaggtgtatttaatggcaaagggtagctaaaatgggcaaaaagtggcaaaaaaatggttgaaaaagggcaaaaatgagattaaagtgGAAATTGGAAAAACATCTTAAACATCTCTTTAAAATGATCCCTAAACGACTGTAAACTTTTCCCCCAAAAATCTGTAAAGCTTACTAAGATGCTTTAGATTTaattaaccccccccccccaaaaaaattaaaatatcttaaaaaaaatcaagcaagttccttaaaaattttaaaaattccagAAATAACCCCCAAAATTCCCAATAAAATTCTCCCAAATTAAAGGTCAATTCCGAAAATTCCAACAAAAGTACCTaaacaaaatttcaaaacaataattactaaaaaataataataaaaattaagatATTTAAACCTGTCCACAAAAATATTAtggaaatttgcaaaaattttaaagcaaattccctcAACATTGCAAGAAAattgcttgaatttctttggtaATTCAagaccattatttaaaaaacctCTAATAGCAGAATTTATTATGTTTTAGGAAAGCCATGTCCTCATGCGTACAGGCAGGGTTGCAGGAGAATTCAGTCTTTTTGCTGATgatctttttgcttttattggtCAAACAGAAGCATCAGACTGTTCCATAACTACTACAAACTcttaaaaaagtgtttgtttttacaggagATGATGGACATTATTGCACTTTCGTTGAGGTCAAATTGCCAAAGAGGCTCATCTTTATTTGGGGTGAACGTGGCTGTTGGACTGTAGGTTAAAAGCATTATACATCATCAGACTAAATGTAGCCTGTGCATAGATTGTTGTGTTTATACTGTAGATGAGGTTTTGTATGCTATCAGCTTAAGCATGAATGTAAAACCAAATGACTGATCAGCATTATTCAGTCTGATCTGACGTAGCCGTATTCATGTAGCGTGTTGAGTAGTAAAAATTTGATTATCATGGTACcaaaataaatggtaaaatttcAGGTTTTAGGTcagtcaaacatttaaatagcATTTAAGTCACGTTTGGTGCAAAACCAGACCTCCTCTCAGTTTTGACGCCTGCAGCTCAAAACAGGATGTGGGTACAAGAGGTGCAACTTCTTATTTCCATAACTACGCTCAGGCTGTACACCACTTACTTTCAGTGTTCACTTAAACACACTGAAACTATTCTGAATGGCTGAATGTACTTAAACTTGCAAGTTTCACTTTATGTAACTTTGTAAAgaatgtcagtttttttgtatcaaatcaaataaaatagaaaatattttaaaattataataaacTTGTGAATTGCTTTAAAGtcatcagtgtttttctttggtaGTTGTAACACTTCATAATGAAAGATGGATTGCACTGCATGGTCTTTGTAATTCTCACACACACTGTATACTTAAGGTGCTCTTTGGGTTCTTATTTAATGGAGTTacatgggtaaaaaataaattaaataaaaaacattcactTCAAATGATcatttgaaaacagtcaaacGTTATCTAGCATCTGAGTAGAATAAAAACACCTCTGTCTTTTCAGCTAAATATGTCAGAATTAGCTATTTTGTCATGGCACCCCTTTACATGATGAGTGCATAATGCACCCTCAGCATAAAGTTACAGTTTCAGCGCTTAAAGTGACTAGTtaaggcagtgttactcaaccctgcacaaccaaagagccaaactgttgaaaaatgactttgcaagagccacaatctgagaggtgaaaagctgtaaaaacgGCTTGACGTAGCAATAAAAAGAaggtaaaggtggcaaaa
This genomic window contains:
- the LOC121522638 gene encoding cytohesin-interacting protein; its protein translation is MQAVMNFNVLERQASQDSFLVDNTLRKKCSLWYRRSLRGNSERSRQNTGSLSRVRKTKQSYSTSLVDYSDPQRTTIVLEKPDNGTFGFEIQTYGLQLRDTSAVEMCTLVRTVQEDSAADSAGLTAGDVIITINGASIEGFSHEQVLNLIRESTNSLKIETVSGTVVKQIELEKKLNLLKQTLREKLVELQALTLQEDRLTRGNMSSSSLQLSLDHSAILDSPAGRYSRRFSSGSSFRSVMTDSSDQVSVFGDVSSPSPFSETSTASDRCFFPGDFPSHDNSSQHHHQLLCRSSSSSLASSNSSLSTPPWEETRISSLFGTLPRKGRRSVRKNIFKLIPGLQRSVEEDETNTQ